From Dermacentor albipictus isolate Rhodes 1998 colony chromosome 8, USDA_Dalb.pri_finalv2, whole genome shotgun sequence:
GAAGCGACGACTAGCCGATGTGGCGGCTTCGCCGTGCCGTAGCGACGTGTTCGTCGATATGGAACCCGCCGACGGCGAATGGAACCTTTGCACGGCGTTCGGCGTTCTACTGGGGTACCCGGTCGTGTACTGGTTCGAAGGCGGTGCCGACGCCGGCAACTGCCTCGCCATGGAGGAACTGAACGTTGTCAGAGTGCGATCCGCTCCGACCGCAGGACGCCGAGACGTGGCGAAGGGGACAGCGTCGTCCGCGGCTGGCACGGAGGACGACGTCTACTCTTTCAGCTTCCCGGTCGCTCTCGACGCCGATTTGCGACCGCATGTGGACGCCTGGTGGCACCGACTGCGCGCCAGGGCTGCCGGCGATTTCGAACTCACCCGAGTCGATGAAGTGACGTGCCATCCCGTCGTGGCTCTGTGATCGTTACACATCACTTGATTCCAAATCAATCGGTTCGCGAGCGAGTAGCGATGTGCTCCGTGCCAcgtcgtacttttttttttccttttcgtcgTTTTGCGCGGTATTAGCACTATTCAGTGACTTTCGTGTTTTGTAATACTTTGTAAAGCTGCACGCAACGCTGCCGTTCATCAAAGCCCTGGAAAGATGACGTATCATCGCAGCCTATGACTATAGCGAAAAACCAAAGGGCACTTGCACATCATGCTTTATCGTATTTCACATTTTTCTCAGTCATTGTTAGCTTGAGTAAATGCACATGTGTACTTAAAATGACATGGGCACAATGTTACATTGTAGAAGGCAGCCCTGCCTTTTATGTGAGAAAATAACAAGTTGCTGTAAAGAATAGGGATGGGAACACTGTACCGTCATCCCGCCAGCTCTTGTGATACTTATAGTATAGTCTGGAAAGGACTCTGGAAAGGATGTGCATTTATGCACAAGAgaagtattttttatttttatcattatTTATCTTTTCAGAATGAGCCAGTTTGAGTGGACCAATGTATTTAATTGGGCGTTATTCGAGGTATGTAATGCATTGTGTTTGCATCATTTCTGAAGGGGCGCTCATTATGGCCTGCAGTGTTTGGCTCCAAATTCATATTGTATTCAATATCGGGGAGAATGTTCCTACTGTGTTCCAAGAAGTTCTTATGAAGGTTCTGCAGTCGAAGCCTCAACAGATTTGTTGAGAGTTCAATTTTCATCTTGTTGGTAGGACATAATTTCTAGGGATTTAGTGCAGAAACTTGAGACAAAATGGACAGAAGtcgagagacacacacacacgtttctGCACTAATCACTGGAAAGTACTTTATGACCCCTACATCATCTGGCGAGCAGGAGGTCGAGGAGTGTCGGTGTCCTCAGATGCTCGAACAACTAGGCAATGTTTTGCTAGTGTGAATAAAAGCAGCATTGCAGTGAAGGGACCAAACACCTCTTGAGCGGTTTCGTTATATGCTGTGTAtaaggagagcacgttgttgggcgagtcggtcgtacatacttaaagaagggaattgcgctaaaaaagacacggacgagttaggacatggacgggcgcaaactcgcgactgattttattcagaagaaacacgaatatatatacctagatccTTATTGcttaatcattgcctaagcgcacatgccaagaacgttttttctttcttatacaaatttatactggaatc
This genomic window contains:
- the LOC135914523 gene encoding UPF0739 protein C1orf74 homolog, whose translation is MSEDFAPKNVVRGAPTPRCRRAVAAALPGVLWTARGYKPGYLWDVNEPTESTVADCLRLCGATADSRSDENLLLVTGDDVRAVRLGRDVLLCNVPETLRRLEDASLDVKFVDVSAGLRSPNALASPPPGVRGMLSSLKRRLADVAASPCRSDVFVDMEPADGEWNLCTAFGVLLGYPVVYWFEGGADAGNCLAMEELNVVRVRSAPTAGRRDVAKGTASSAAGTEDDVYSFSFPVALDADLRPHVDAWWHRLRARAAGDFELTRVDEVTCHPVVAL